A window of the Candidatus Omnitrophota bacterium genome harbors these coding sequences:
- the fmt gene encoding methionyl-tRNA formyltransferase → MNIIFFGSSQFAQSSLAALLERGYKVSCVVTQPDRKKGRGMHLEPTSVKALAIEHGLEVYQPDDINTNESGSFLNKFKPNLFVVVAYGQILSEEVLKIPSVFSINAHASLLPKYRGASPINRALINSEVKTGVTIIKLTKNMDAGPIIAQEEILIKNEDDSIILGEKLSKLSAELLIKAIIAIENNKYELLEQDENKVSFAPKLKKDDGLINWSKSANQINDLIRGCLPWPGAFTHYNSKLLKIFRAEVGSIQNLDLPGKIIEISKEGLRVSTSKDSLIIKELQIEGKRRMKVEEFIAGHKICVGEMLK, encoded by the coding sequence ATGAATATAATCTTTTTTGGTAGCTCACAATTTGCTCAAAGTTCATTAGCAGCTTTGCTTGAAAGAGGCTATAAAGTTTCTTGTGTCGTTACTCAGCCTGATAGAAAGAAAGGTAGAGGAATGCATTTGGAGCCTACTTCTGTTAAAGCTTTGGCAATAGAACACGGTTTAGAAGTTTATCAGCCGGATGATATAAACACGAATGAATCCGGTAGCTTCTTAAATAAGTTTAAGCCTAATTTATTTGTTGTTGTTGCGTACGGCCAGATTTTATCCGAAGAAGTTTTAAAAATCCCGAGTGTTTTTTCGATAAATGCCCACGCGTCATTATTACCTAAATACCGAGGAGCTTCTCCGATTAACCGCGCATTAATTAACTCCGAAGTTAAAACTGGGGTAACGATTATTAAATTAACTAAGAATATGGATGCTGGCCCAATAATCGCTCAGGAAGAGATCTTAATTAAAAACGAAGACGACTCTATTATTTTGGGAGAAAAGTTATCAAAGCTTTCTGCTGAGCTTTTAATCAAGGCAATTATAGCGATAGAGAATAACAAGTATGAATTATTGGAGCAAGACGAAAATAAAGTTAGTTTTGCTCCTAAGCTTAAAAAAGATGACGGCTTAATCAATTGGAGTAAGAGCGCTAATCAAATTAATGATTTAATCCGCGGCTGCCTGCCTTGGCCCGGAGCTTTTACTCATTACAATTCTAAATTGTTAAAGATATTCCGGGCTGAAGTTGGCTCGATTCAGAATTTAGATTTACCCGGTAAGATAATTGAAATCTCCAAAGAAGGCCTCCGTGTGTCTACTTCCAAAGATAGCTTAATTATCAAAGAATTACAGATTGAGGGCAAGAGAAGGATGAAGGTGGAAGAATTTATTGCCGGCCATAAGATTTGCGTCGGAGAAATGTTAAAATAA
- the galT gene encoding galactose-1-phosphate uridylyltransferase codes for MPELRKDPVIGRWVIIATERARRPDQFSTQPHEGPVEGKCPFCEGVESQTPPEIYAVRPNRSAPNTPGWDLRVIPSIAPFLKIEGELDRRGKGLYDLMNGVGAHEIIVETNKHIDNMADLGEEQISKVITCYIDRIVDLEKDKRFKYALVFKNHGWVAGGSGVKHSRSQLIATPVNPKRVKEELVGARQYFEFHERCIFCDLVKQELASKERLILDLDGFIAVTPFAARFPFEVWILPKKHSCDFVSLDMDSRLNLARIMKKVFSKLKKGLNDPPYNYVIHTAPFRRQKGGYWKTIDQDYHWHIEIMPRLTRVAGFEWGTGFYICPLPPENAAEFLRGVEA; via the coding sequence ATGCCAGAATTAAGAAAAGATCCGGTTATAGGAAGGTGGGTTATCATTGCAACTGAAAGGGCAAGAAGGCCTGATCAGTTTTCAACCCAGCCGCATGAAGGCCCTGTTGAAGGCAAATGCCCTTTTTGCGAAGGCGTTGAATCTCAGACACCTCCTGAAATATACGCCGTAAGGCCTAACCGCAGCGCTCCAAATACTCCCGGTTGGGATTTAAGGGTTATCCCTAGCATTGCTCCTTTTTTGAAGATTGAAGGAGAACTTGATCGTCGAGGTAAGGGTTTGTATGACTTAATGAATGGCGTTGGCGCCCATGAGATTATTGTTGAAACAAATAAGCATATAGATAATATGGCGGATTTAGGTGAGGAGCAGATTTCTAAGGTAATTACCTGCTATATTGATAGGATTGTTGATTTAGAGAAGGATAAGCGGTTTAAGTACGCGCTTGTTTTTAAGAATCATGGTTGGGTTGCTGGTGGAAGCGGAGTAAAGCATTCAAGGTCACAATTAATTGCAACTCCGGTTAATCCTAAGAGAGTAAAAGAAGAGCTTGTTGGTGCGCGGCAATATTTTGAGTTTCACGAAAGATGTATTTTCTGCGATTTAGTTAAGCAGGAGTTAGCGTCAAAAGAAAGGCTTATTCTTGATCTTGACGGATTTATTGCAGTTACTCCTTTTGCGGCAAGATTCCCTTTTGAAGTTTGGATTTTACCGAAGAAACATTCTTGTGATTTTGTGAGCCTAGATATGGATTCACGCCTAAATTTGGCGCGTATAATGAAAAAAGTCTTTTCAAAACTTAAAAAAGGTTTAAATGATCCACCTTATAATTATGTTATTCATACAGCACCATTCAGGCGTCAAAAAGGTGGATATTGGAAAACAATTGATCAGGATTACCATTGGCACATCGAAATTATGCCCCGTCTTACCCGTGTAGCAGGTTTTGAGTGGGGGACAGGTTTTTACATCTGTCCACTACCTCCAGAAAATGCTGCGGAATTCTTAAGAGGGGTAGAGGCTTAA